The Akkermansia sp. N21116 genome includes a region encoding these proteins:
- a CDS encoding metallophosphoesterase, which yields MFRVFALPHYSRKVWITLAIIAAIFLWGWITSLSIREESFTWNIPEWTGTDKSISLILISDLHLSPGDESLLLKIVSICDAQQPDAVLLLGDFSSGFNGSSAMAPSVYAPLLAQCKAPVYAVLGNHDTYYGWPAIQKELEKAGIRVFNPGSTTITGKNGAVIQLGGVGDIVSRRSMVIRDGVPKRERKDMPYILMSHSHNIAPLIPDGVNLTVSGHTHGGQICLPGGRPLGDLIGKIPHNDVISGLQYIDGHPILITRGIGYSLLPIRIYCPPQIICLKLTAPSVK from the coding sequence ATGTTCCGCGTATTTGCCCTCCCCCATTATTCTCGCAAAGTTTGGATTACATTGGCAATTATAGCAGCAATCTTCTTGTGGGGATGGATTACTTCGCTAAGTATCAGGGAAGAATCCTTCACATGGAACATTCCGGAATGGACGGGAACGGACAAATCAATAAGCCTCATCCTGATCTCCGACCTCCATTTGTCACCCGGCGACGAGAGCCTCCTTCTGAAGATCGTTTCTATCTGCGATGCCCAACAACCGGATGCCGTCCTCCTTCTCGGCGATTTCTCCAGCGGCTTCAACGGATCGTCCGCGATGGCTCCATCCGTTTATGCTCCCCTGCTGGCACAATGCAAAGCCCCAGTCTATGCCGTACTCGGCAATCATGATACTTATTACGGATGGCCTGCCATCCAGAAAGAACTGGAAAAAGCAGGCATCCGCGTCTTCAACCCGGGTTCCACAACCATCACCGGAAAAAACGGTGCCGTCATCCAGCTTGGAGGAGTGGGAGACATCGTTTCGCGACGTTCCATGGTCATCAGGGACGGAGTACCCAAACGGGAACGCAAAGACATGCCCTACATCCTCATGTCCCACTCCCACAATATCGCCCCTCTTATCCCGGACGGGGTCAATCTAACCGTCTCAGGCCATACGCATGGAGGGCAAATCTGCCTTCCGGGAGGCAGGCCATTGGGAGACCTGATCGGCAAGATTCCACATAATGACGTGATCTCCGGCCTGCAATACATCGACGGTCATCCCATCCTCATCACCCGCGGGATCGGGTACAGCCTCCTTCCCATCCGCATTTACTGCCCGCCGCAAATCATCTGCCTGAAACTGACGGCTCCTTCCGTCAAATAG
- a CDS encoding N-acetylmuramoyl-L-alanine amidase encodes MVPGTPALRFKKRLLFLCTVLLLTVHAPARQADADDSQRLYPYGGPSPEEIMALGNPYASKQELIGILNRVFCDPEDCRSWLVPKSGGISLFDGFIPWNTPVSGIGKTWRTPSELPPMKTSRKPLDGVRIAIDPGHLGGKWAYREQRETLVEGKYPVREGTSTLIVSELLARYLKGMGANVLLLRDSATPVSTLTPEIIAKRLAKMRNTKVTPSLQREADMFFVRRVEINARAAKLREFKPDLTVCIHFDAGSGPKPVDKLHLLLNGSYSREELDDPELRRGMLSKLLGKVHPVEAELSAHVAASMVRRLQLPPFVYAVPSKKVKEVPGNDYLWCRNLLANCLYPGPVIYTEPYAMLNSITARRMVMGDYAGYQYFSGKRLPSIYREYARSVADGIRNYFVSKRPAPGKAVSS; translated from the coding sequence ATGGTTCCCGGTACTCCCGCACTCCGCTTCAAAAAGCGTCTGCTCTTCCTGTGCACCGTCCTGCTTCTGACCGTTCATGCCCCGGCCCGACAAGCCGATGCAGACGATTCCCAGCGCCTCTACCCCTACGGTGGTCCGTCACCGGAAGAAATCATGGCACTCGGCAATCCCTATGCCAGCAAACAGGAACTCATCGGCATTCTGAACCGCGTTTTTTGCGATCCGGAGGATTGCCGTTCCTGGCTTGTTCCCAAATCGGGGGGCATCTCCCTGTTCGATGGTTTCATTCCATGGAATACGCCGGTCTCCGGCATTGGGAAAACATGGAGAACCCCGTCGGAACTCCCCCCAATGAAAACATCACGCAAACCGCTCGACGGTGTCCGTATCGCCATTGATCCGGGACATCTTGGCGGCAAGTGGGCCTACCGTGAACAGAGGGAAACACTCGTCGAAGGCAAATATCCCGTCCGCGAAGGCACAAGCACGCTCATCGTCTCAGAACTGCTCGCCCGCTACCTCAAAGGCATGGGAGCGAATGTCCTTCTCCTGCGCGACTCCGCCACGCCGGTCAGTACCCTCACCCCGGAAATCATTGCCAAAAGGCTTGCTAAAATGCGCAATACCAAGGTAACTCCCAGCCTGCAACGGGAAGCAGACATGTTTTTCGTCCGCCGGGTAGAAATCAATGCCCGCGCCGCCAAACTCCGCGAGTTCAAACCCGATCTCACCGTCTGCATCCACTTCGATGCCGGTTCCGGCCCCAAGCCAGTTGACAAACTCCATTTGCTCCTCAACGGATCCTACTCCCGCGAGGAACTGGACGATCCTGAATTGCGCCGGGGCATGCTTTCCAAACTCCTGGGTAAAGTTCATCCCGTCGAAGCGGAACTCTCGGCTCATGTAGCCGCCTCAATGGTTCGGCGCCTGCAACTCCCTCCATTCGTGTATGCCGTTCCCAGCAAAAAAGTCAAGGAAGTCCCCGGCAACGATTACCTCTGGTGCCGCAATCTCCTGGCAAACTGCCTCTATCCCGGTCCTGTCATCTATACCGAACCTTATGCCATGCTCAACTCCATCACGGCACGTCGCATGGTGATGGGCGACTATGCCGGCTACCAATACTTTTCCGGAAAAAGGCTTCCCTCCATCTATCGGGAATACGCTCGCTCCGTCGCCGACGGTATCAGGAATTACTTCGTTTCAAAACGCCCAGCCCCGGGAAAGGCCGTTTCGTCATGA
- the xseA gene encoding exodeoxyribonuclease VII large subunit, whose amino-acid sequence MAFSLQQPGSVSPDPARNALSVTQLMDRIGNAVRVSVGTQWVEGEISNLSIPSSGHIYFTLKDAGAQISCVFFRFRATSCRVQFRDGLKVRVFGEASVYEKRGQVQLNLTKVEESGIGELQMRFMELKQKLEAEGLFAPELKKPIPAFPKAVGLVTSATGAALQDMRHIFEERAPWVRVYLIPVPVQGEGAEVHIASAIRAWGNAPSNGLPAIDTLIVARGGGSIEDLWNFNEEIVARAIVACPLPVISGVGHEIDFTIADFASDLRAPTPTAAAVLATPDGPALLQKLETARRSLMARVSHTLSRARLNLEFYERSRLTHPSDLIAPFAQELDSLEYELGESVGNRLTRQSHLLDALEVKIKSRHPKILNEHRKEQLDVLRQKLETAVRNKLQALKATIDLQESRIRATSPEKTLRRGYALVRTESGNLVRNPDAVSCGELLHITVDQGALDARKV is encoded by the coding sequence ATGGCTTTCTCCCTGCAACAGCCGGGCTCCGTCTCCCCCGATCCCGCCAGGAACGCCCTATCGGTCACCCAGCTCATGGACCGCATCGGCAATGCGGTGCGCGTTTCTGTCGGCACCCAATGGGTCGAGGGCGAAATCAGCAACCTCAGCATACCCTCCAGCGGCCACATCTACTTTACACTGAAGGATGCTGGAGCGCAGATCTCCTGTGTCTTCTTCCGCTTCCGCGCTACGTCATGCCGAGTCCAATTCCGCGACGGGCTCAAGGTGCGCGTCTTTGGCGAAGCCTCAGTCTATGAAAAACGGGGACAGGTGCAGTTGAACCTGACGAAGGTGGAAGAATCCGGCATCGGGGAACTCCAGATGCGCTTCATGGAATTGAAGCAGAAACTGGAAGCCGAAGGCCTCTTCGCCCCCGAACTCAAGAAACCTATTCCCGCATTCCCGAAAGCTGTCGGACTGGTCACCTCCGCCACAGGAGCCGCTCTGCAAGACATGAGGCATATTTTTGAAGAGAGAGCCCCATGGGTGCGCGTCTATTTGATTCCGGTCCCCGTCCAGGGGGAAGGAGCGGAAGTCCATATCGCCTCGGCTATCCGCGCCTGGGGCAACGCTCCCTCCAACGGACTGCCCGCCATCGATACCCTGATTGTCGCCCGGGGCGGCGGTTCCATTGAAGATCTCTGGAACTTCAACGAAGAAATCGTCGCGCGAGCCATCGTCGCCTGTCCTCTCCCTGTCATTAGCGGAGTAGGGCATGAAATCGACTTCACCATTGCCGACTTTGCCTCAGACCTGCGTGCCCCCACCCCCACGGCAGCTGCCGTCCTCGCAACACCGGACGGCCCAGCCCTTCTCCAGAAACTCGAAACGGCCCGGCGTTCCCTAATGGCCAGGGTTTCGCATACGCTCTCCCGCGCCAGACTCAATCTGGAATTCTATGAGCGCAGCCGATTGACGCATCCCTCCGATTTGATCGCCCCCTTTGCCCAGGAACTGGACTCCCTCGAATATGAACTAGGAGAATCCGTCGGAAACCGCCTGACACGGCAAAGCCACCTGCTGGATGCCCTGGAAGTTAAGATCAAATCCCGCCATCCCAAAATTCTGAACGAACACCGTAAAGAACAACTCGATGTCCTGCGGCAAAAGCTCGAAACAGCTGTCCGCAACAAACTACAAGCCCTCAAGGCTACCATCGACCTTCAGGAATCCCGTATCCGTGCAACCAGCCCCGAGAAAACCCTCCGCCGAGGATACGCCCTTGTCCGAACGGAATCCGGTAATCTTGTAAGAAATCCCGACGCCGTTTCCTGCGGTGAACTTCTCCATATCACGGTGGATCAGGGAGCCCTTGACGCCCGCAAAGTTTAG